In Montipora foliosa isolate CH-2021 chromosome 9, ASM3666993v2, whole genome shotgun sequence, the DNA window aaaaatcaaaGACAGAAAATGTCCCTTTCCTGCAGTCAAATTACACATCCTCACAGGGACAGATCACTTTCTTAATTTACTTCATGTGAGAAAATTCCTTGTGTCGTTGCAACTCCACTGTTCAAATTCCAGGTTTCCCTCGTTGCCACTTTAATGCAAGCAGAAGCCTTCCTGACGCAAGCTTGCTTGCTTGTGTCAACGGACTGTGATTATTGctacaaaaaaagttttattcCTTACCTCGACCCATCCGGCGTAAACGCCTCCAGGCGTCTTGTTGAGAGGGTGAAAAATGTCGGCGCCCATGTCGGTTGCTTCTTAGCAGTAAACATGTTGTTGAACCATGTATATTTGATATCAGCAGTAATTAAACTGTATTATTTATAGCTGCTCGTTAGTCTAACCCTTGGCTCATCGAGTTTTCTATTCCTTCTTTTATTAACAACTGTAGTATTGAGTCCGTGGTTGCCAAGTGTATTTCACGAAAGTCTCCCTTCCACATGGATTATCAAATCTCGCTCTAACCCGAAGTAAACACATATCTTGACCGCAAAATAACTCGAACACGGATTTTTCGTTCCTTTGGCAAACTACACGAAAACAATCAACCCACTGAATACCTTCACAAGAGGTAATCAGAAACGACGCAAAAGAATTCGTGATTGGCGAACTTCCCAGAGGGAAAGCGCGTTCAAAAGTAAGGCAAGGCGCACCTTAAAAGTGGCAGTTAATGCACGAACTTAAAAGGCCAAAGCAACAGATGAAAAAGGAATTTCAAATTCCATACTCATGTACGATGAATACAAAAAGATAGAGAGGTTGCCTCCCGCACCCGTTATGTTTGAATACTGGTCAACAATGCAAAACCTAACATAAATATTGAATCACAACGAGGGAAATTTGCCAGAACGGATGTGAACTTTGTGACCTTTACAGATATAGGTGGGGAATTTGACGGATCATCTTTTATAAGGTGTCACATGTCAAGCTGAATAAAACGATGACTGAGGGAACCAAATCActcaaaacacgaaaatgaCTACTCAGAAGAATTTACCTTCCTTTGCTTCTATTATATCTATTTTATCAATTGTATTGTACTGTGGTGGGTTTCTGAGGATTGAATTGGAGCTAAACGAGCAGAAGAGGAGGATAAACGCTCTTGAAAGCGTTGCCCTGACAAGTACAAAGTCATCGATTGTTTCGGATCCAGACATCACAAAGTCCTTCAAATATGCTTCTGGTAAGTTCGCGATACAATTATTTTGGTAAACTCAACCAAGTGAAACATACTGTTTGGGGAAATTGAAGCGCATAGGTTCCTTCATAAATTATACCGATACCAAAGAGTTTTACTGCGACAAACAAAGCGGGCAAAGGTGAATGGGCAACATTCCTTTTCACTAAAGAAGACGTTGTGAAAAAAATCTAAGGAAATTCAATTTTCTCGAGAAACTGATGATTCCCATCGACTGCTTAAACCACTGTTGGTCAAAGGAGAATCGCCATTGTTTATGATGCCATTAACGAACAGAGATCAGAGTTTTATTTCGAACACAGTTCACGTCTAATAGTCGACTACTGTTTAGTTACTAATGCTGTCACGCCAAAAAATTCTTCATTTCTTTGGGAATGAAGAATCCGTGTGATCTGAGATCATAAATCCAATCTTGTATTCTTCCAAAGAAACCCACCCTTCAAATTTATAAAATGGCGAGTATCGTCCGACTTATTTGTCCTGAGAATAGATGTGTTCCATGAATGTTTAGCCAACTGGGCTCGCCGTGGAAAGGATTACTTCTTACCAACACAAAAGTTCTGATATCAAGAATTCAAGCAGCGGACAATTGtgtttatttaataatttataGAGCTCAATCAGATAATAACTTTTTGTGCAGAAAGGACCGATAATCGTGATGGCGATGATAAAAATGACTCTAAGGCGAATAATTCAAAAATTCATCATTTCTCAGCAACTGTACTATAACATACAAGACAAAACTCATAAGGCCCTTTGATTAACTACCGATACTACAAATTTACCCACAATGAGTTTATGATATGCCCATGCCTCGTGGAGTggaaatgtatgcaaatttcttaACATACTGCCAGAAACCACGTCATTAGTTGCTTAACGAAAAAATAATTGTATGTTTTCTTATTAGTCCAAGTGCTCTGGCAGAATTTAAATATGGCACCATGCAATTGCCCAGTGGTTCAAGGAAGTGGAAAATATCCTTACCGGTTTTTCGAGAAAAGCTTTTGGTATTTTGAGACATAAAGGAAATTTGTAATCTCTCATACcgttaaaagttttaaaattgcagaagtttttattttaattagcaGCAGTGATTTGACTTTTAGGAAAAATGTTATTAGAAAGGAAGAACATCTCTCAATGAAAACTTTTTATAGCGGTATAGGTATCGACTAATATTGGAACGTGTTCAACAAAATCTCTCTTGTCTCGCCTCTCGTGCGTGtttttgcgacttgttggaagttgttggatgaagtttgaaactggtcaaacttcagagccaacaagtgcaaacatttctattgtttcgcggtcatcgaagcgtggtccaacaaaaCACATACCCAGATTTTCACGCACGGGTACGGCTAGCGCCATTTTGAACTCATTAAATGATCACGTGACCGCGTCCTTCCCGCAAAAGCTACACGTTTTCCCGGGGTAATCAGTGGTCTACACGTGAGTTCGCGCCTGGTAAAAATGGAGAAACGGGTAAGTTTTTATGGTCTTTAACTTTGCTTATTAGACCAGAATAGTATCCAGATTCTTGGataaacaattgtttttttgATTTGAAGCATTTTGGGATTACGAAAAAGTTTTGTTGAGGCACAAATGTGGAGAAATTTGTGCTTGTCAAAAGGTCGTGCTGCATACCAAAACATGCGATGACTGAGGTGTAGTCTCTTCGCGAACTTTTAGTTGAGACACATTTGAAATAGACTTAAAATACAACAGGTCATGAACcacgatgaaaaaaaaactaaattcaAATTGCATACTTAATGTTGACTTGAAAGGATACTTCTTGATTAAAACGTTTTGATAGAAGTAAAGGAGGCTTCTTCCATTTTTGAGGCTAAGGCATATTTGTAGCATATTgtaagaaaagacaaaaaaatgttctcGGCTTATTTCAGACGATGTTCAGATGGCATATGAAACACGACATAAAACAATCGTAATAGCCAACCTTATCTTCTGAGCCGCCATCTTGCTTCAGATCGTAGCTGGTGTCACCCGGTGCATCTTAAGTTTGATTGGTTTTCCGTGCAACCGAGTACGGGTACGGGTAATCTTACCCGTACCCGTACCTGGAACCGGGCTGTCTTAACCTCCCTATTGTTGCTTTCGTTTGCACaacacatccaacaatgttgcgccgatgcacgcgcactacatgccacgcaTCTACACAAATACacgcgaacaagaaatcaacatggcgtcggagatggaaaacgtcccagagtcctttgtataaCCTCATTCCCATATAACCTCATTCCCTCAGTGAATTTATGGCCTTGTCAACTGAaaacttttttccattttatgGTTTGTTCTAGAATCTCAAACCGATAGCGTTCATCGACACAGGCGCAGGGCTTCTTCCATCAACAACGAAACTGAAAACAAGctaacagaagaaaagagaCTAAACATTGAACAATTCCTATCAGAGCTGGGAGTAAGACTTTACCAATCAAACAACGGTAAATATATCTCAGGTCTCCCAGGCCCTCCCGGTCCACCTGGACCGAAAGGAGAAAGGGGCAACCGGGGAAGGCGaggacaaaaaggaaaaaacggaAACAAAGGGGACAGAGGAATTATGGGATCGCCTGGAAAGAGTGGAAAGCAAGGTATCATGGGACCAGCGGGGCCTCGGGGACAAAGTGGGTTAAAAGGACAGAAAGGAGACCCAGGAACCACAGGTATACCAGGAGCGAAAGGAGAGCCTGGTGAATCCATCGCACCTCCCACCATCGCTGTTTCGCCGGCAGAGATGACAGTTAATGAAACTCAAACAGCATCTTTTCAGTGTTCAGTCAGCGGTAATCCTAAACCTTCAATTACATGGAGTAAACTGGAAGGAAAGTCAGAAACACGTTTGCCAACAGCCTCACAAGGAAAGTTGCTTTTTCCAAAGGTGATTGAAAGTGACTCGGGTAGATACAAGTGTTCCGCATCAAACATCTTGGGACAGGCACAATCTCTGGTGCGGCTCGAAGTGAACGGtaaatttcttttgaaaattatcagTTATTCCTTTTCTACggacctacaatactcgtcacaaatcgttgaaacagacaccgtttctctacttcacactgttttcccccacgaaatgtgccttctccctaCCCAATGTTGAGCTacgcgtgttttgaagcactgagaccaaggtgatacccaaatcaacattgggaaggggaaacagacacaagtgCTTCAcgatttttgacgagtattgtagccaAACCCGccattgaccaaaaaaatatCATTGAAACCTAACAAGCAAGCAGAAGGCAGAGCGAACTTATgcgattacatgtacatgccccTGGATACTAGCAGCCGCCCCACATGAACATATATCTGCCTGAGAAATGACTGCTGGGAAGCAAGCCCTGTCTCGAGGTTAACTTTCCCTAAATAAACTAATTTAGCCACATGTAATACGGTAATCTGATGGTCCAAGGTCTAATGAAAGGGATCGACAATGGCAGGGGGCGTCGCGTGGTTTTTCCGTTTAGTTACACACAGGAAGGCGTAGTGGAACGAGAAGCGAAGGCGAAGGCTCTAGGGGGGTCTAagggcatgccccccccccccagaaaacatttctttttaggGCCTTGGAAATGCCCTTTTCCATGTTTTCTACCAGGGGAAAGTTTCATAAATCAAAGCACAAAAGAACGCTAACTATTCAGCTCctttgttaattattatatcaATCTTTTGTACTACTGTAccttattatatctctcagatagtacccgcgctgtaattggctaaattagcgggccgtattctacagtacgggcCGCTGTACAGCCccctaaatttaaaatttcgacaaaacatcatctagcgagtttttcatgtcatttctgttgcataaacttgcactgaaaactgtttgaatcttgcaagcaactaattcaaacttaacagccaagaagatttagtttttgggattttggcacggcgttctttgtggcagttgaaccttcatcttcactttgactagtttccatgcccgcgcgccggttaacctcagagataaatatcttactaacctcgttttctcggtccgtactgtaagttacggatcctcgttttttcccgttgatttatggcccaagcgcgaagcacgcgggccataaatcaacgggaaaaaactcggtccgtaacttacagtacggacctcgaactcggttagtaagaggtatatacTAGAAGAGTGTATTATAAACTGAAAGTGTGGCTACGGGAAAGGGCGAGACGCCTCCCTTTACGACGGAAAAATTCGGGTACTACATTGTCAATATGCACATTCTTGTGCTTGTGTATGTGGAGAATTGCGAAAGAGGACAGCCCCTCCTCACTCTCAGTGCTTCGAAGAGGGGTTTTTAGTCTCTTCATGCCGCAAAAGCTGCCTTAAGCAGGGCAGGTTGACACGGGGTGTGTGAGCAAAGTGACATGAGCGACATATATCCCTGGATAGAAGTGGGGACTTGTGTGATCAAGTGTCTCGACCAGAGTCTGGGGCTTCACTGATTTAGTTAATCACACTCCGGCTAAAGAAGTCGCTTATTGATCTCTGGGccatttaattaatttaccACTCAATTTGTCAACTGACTACTTTGAACAATTCATGAACTCAGAAGTTCTGACCCTGAAATGACAGCGTTTCACGCTGCCCTCAGATCGGGTCAAATACTTTTGGGAATCTCTCAGAaaaaggggagaaaatgaagggTCAAAGGTCAAGTCCTTGTATTGGTGGATTTCGATCAATTTTATTTTGGCTTTTTCATTTTGGTTACTGTGGTTGTGATGACTGGGTTTTGAACTCTCATAATATAATGGATAGTGCACAACGTTTTCTTTTCGTAAAATAGCAGCGATACAGTAAGAGAAAACTCTTGCATCTGTGAAAGTCGCTTTTCgccaataaataaataaataaatattttcttaaatttttgaGGTACGCACGTGCGTAGCTGCGTATATGGTCTCTACGCCCCTGTATGGGTTACGGGAGTTCTGTTGTGGTtctaaaaagaaatttctgttgTTTCAGTTCACCCTCGTGTTTCACTAGATCCGGGACCTCGCTACGCTATTGAAGGAAGCACTCTAACGCTTCCACTTTGTCACGTGACTGGACATCCTGCACCAGTGGTTATGTGGAGAAAATCCACTGGCCAATTACCCCAGGGGAGAGTGAAGTACAACAACAGCGCTTTACAAGTTTTACAAGTTCGCAAAGAAGACTCAGACTACTACTTCTGTTCAGCAGAAAATCTTTTGGGTCGCGTTGAAGAAAAAACTTTCGTAGTTGTTGTTTCCCTTCCTCAGTTCACTGTTGAGCCACCTGCTAAAGTAAGCGCAAGATTAGGAACCGATCTGAGGCTGAATTGCAGCGCTATTGGTGATCCGCAACCACTGATCAGCTGGAAGAAGAAAGGGGGTCAGCTGCCACTTGGGCGGACTTATCAGACCAAGGGAGCATTGATTATTACAAACCTAACGTCCAGCGATACAGGAAATTATCTCTGTGTCGCAACTAGTGCTCAAGTCTTTGACGTAGAAACTAGTACCTACGTTGAAGTTCAAGGTTAGAAAGCATAAGTTTAttcaatagagagatttagcgtTAAACGGCAAAAGGTAAACAACTTCGGTTTCTAAGAGCTTaaagttttgaaatcaaacaaacaagcgtttttgaaattcatttatatTAGATACAAACCCTTTCATTTGGAAAAAGTTCAAAcaatttgttgttttagtggaggttcccctCAAGGGTAACGTACTTTCACAGTGCTGAACAAATTGTTTGTTTTAGATAAGTGCCACTCGAGTGATTACTGGAATCGTCCACATATTCTTCATTTGGTTTaagcagcgtttacacgaacgctgTCTCACATCGACAcagtttcatgacttcgaaaccgcgtcaaatcgcgatggtataagcgagcgctgcactacgtgctacATTCACTATTTTGAGTTGAACattgcaaatttcgcgccaaaatagtaacgtattcaaatcgatgcggtttcgctgtttacacgagAGATGAAACCGCGGTTTTAAATCGACACGATTTAGGCaacagtctcgatcggtgtcgtgtgaaaagaaggtgtaaccgcattgaaaacgatgcggttacaaatgaaaccgcgttcgtttAAACGCTGCCTTAGATTAATCTGGACTACTCAGCATTTTTTTGTCACGTGATCGAGAGCGCACCCCCTTCCCCAAGCTTCCCTCGGCCATTTCTCCCAGTTGATTTACAAAACAAGGGACtaataccccattcacaccaactgGACATTTTGAATTAACCAGgaattaacaaattgaaaatCAGTCAGAAAAATGTAGCACCGGCTTTTTCATCAGATTCAGATAAGTTTCAATACATGCTTtgatctgtgctaaatttgttGTCGACAAAAATCAGTATTCATTGgtcaaaaagaaaacactttgaaaccttgtttaactaaacatcttcaaaacatgggtaaggtttggtgtgaacggAGCATAAGCTTAAGTTAGTATTTTGTCTCAACTGGAAAGTTAAATTTCAGTGAATACTTCTCTTCAGGACCCTGAAGCGTGACTCTGTccttttcaataaaacaaaacCCTTGAACCCTTTCATAGAAATTCATGTCCGCAGTATTTTAGCTCCAATATATCGAGAAACAAAACTTTAAATAaacagatgatgatgataaaatgATAAACAACGACAATGAAAATACGGTTAAGGCATCATGGACATTTATTAAACCGACTTGTTTAATTGTATTCTGATTCGTTCATTTCTTCCGAGGCTTTTATAACCTCAAGCATCGTTGGAAATAACCAGCAGTACTTAGCGGCACTCAAGACCTGGCTAACACCCATCATGCCTCGCGGTTCTTACAAATGGAAGAGATGTTATAAGGCGTCAAGCCACGGCTGGGCCTCCATCACTTTTCATCAACAATGCGATAACAAAGGACCAACCGTTACAATAGTTGAAGTTGGAAAGTATGTGTTCGGCGGATACACTGGAATATCATGGAAAAGTAAGATCTCCTTGTTTTTTAACTGGGACTCTTCATTGCAACCCCCTTAACGGGGTCGctcttgggtttttttttttcgagtggAAGGGGGGGCGGAGAGCAAGAAAAGGCGCGCAAAGAAATAAAGTGTTTTGAGCGTTTTTAaactatatttatttatttacaacaatAGTGTAATCGGATAACGTCACAATGCAACTGTTCAAGATGCCGGCTCccaagaaatttgaaagtgaaaataaggaTTCTAGAACTTTTTTATCCTGGTACCAGCAACTTTTTCGAAGGGTCtttaaacaaatttgtttgcaaTTTTCGCATACATGGTTTCCTCCTGAGAGCactcctcccaccaatgttgcgGGGGTTCGATTcacagacttggcgtcatatgtaggttgagtttgttggttctctactctgcactaaGAGCTCTTTCTCCTGAGAGGTCCCCTGTACATCCCTCAGTACCTTCAGTCCCCTCAGTACATCCTTGTACTCAGTGAGAGGTCTTTCTCCGTGGGGTACACCAGACTTCCCTTCTCCTAAAAACCAACGtataatttgatttgatttgtgtacagtgattaagaaaataacacaaacagcggtaataaacattgtattccaacgcatttttataaaacttgacgtttcgtatgctagtcaacacacattttcaaaagtgacggttataatttttttataaactatatatatatcgtaaacaataggggtctggaacctagactgagaaaaatgatctgcagcagtacgtgtctggacataatgaaaagtaatagctaaaacagcaataacttctcactactaatattgacattaagggaaggctttagctcttgaatgaacaaagtctctttaattctACAGTGAAAcagtacagtgtccccagttagtgcccCATGGCATCCCTAAAtacacaaaacaacaaaataaaatattattatatttttatttttattttttattttttattctccTCCGGAGTGAAAGTGAAGATTCTCTTTCAGTTTAGGCCCAGTTCACGTTACTGTTTAGGACAGGCACGTACAGGACTTGTGAAGCTGTTGTCTGGAACCCTTtgcttattttatttatttatttatttatttatctatttatttatttattttatttttttttgtttcttgattgattgattgattgattgattgattgatttctttctttctttcgttaAGGTTCTAGTTGTTCTTATCGCTACGATGCCACAGCCTTTTTGTTCTCGTTGCGCAACAAGCCAGGATGGGCCCCGACAAAGCTGCCACAAACGGGTCGATATAGTTCACATACAGCCTATTCCATATACGACTGCAATAGTTATGGACCTACGTTTGGAGGAGGACACGATATTCGCATTTCAAACCTTGCGTCATCTGGTACGTCTTCGTATTCAAACCTTGGTCACACTTACAGTCCACCAGCAGGCCATGCTTACGTAAGTACTTTCGCTCGAACATTCCTTGCCGGCACTTTCAACTTCCGCCCAACTGAAGTGGACGTTTTCTATCTCACTCCGTAGGAACGTTCGGGAACTTTAGAATTTTGCAACATCTCAACACTGTCCAAAACTAAGTTCATAATGAAAGATTAGAGCTATGTGTAATGCAAATACACCAGTGATCAATTCTTAAAACGATGTTACATGTGATATTAAAACAGTCTGATTGAACCTCTTTAGTAGGAAACAGTTTACACACAAATGAAAAATTAGAAGGTATTAACTAGTGTATTTAACAGATGGTAATGCTGTGGTGTGAAGAATGCTTGCCTCCCAATAAGCAGTGTTCTTCACAAGTCAcaagttttaatattttatgTTTATTTATGAATCACAATCTCGCTTGATACAGTCTTAACTGTGGTGTTCTCAATCACTGAAAAATCCCACGCTAtcgaaaatatttgaaatttacaTACAATCAgtgcggtgtctgacatttgcagactgcagactacatgcaaactgcagactgcagactgcttacaaatagcactgataagcagtatttaagtctaagcatccatttcaaatagcgctgataaacagtatttcagtctaagaacccgttttaaaacggttagctttcaataattgtgatttagggttagtctgtagtctgcaaatgtcagacaccgcaaTCAGTGACACATTTTTGGTACACTGAGGGAATTAatcgagcatccctccctctcccaTCTTTCAATGTTGTTTGGTAACTAAAACGCACTGAACAGTTAGTTTGGGTGCATTGCGCTATCCAACATTCCACGGGGGAAAGGGAGTGGGTGTTCCAACGACTTATGACTGTGATTGTAGATCACTACGGAATTTCCGGTATCTGTCACATTCTCTAATTGATCTGTCCTTCATGA includes these proteins:
- the LOC137969791 gene encoding peroxidasin homolog yields the protein MTTQKNLPSFASIISILSIVLYCGGFLRIELELNEQKRRINALESVALTSTKSSIVSDPDITKSFKYASESQTDSVHRHRRRASSINNETENKLTEEKRLNIEQFLSELGVRLYQSNNGKYISGLPGPPGPPGPKGERGNRGRRGQKGKNGNKGDRGIMGSPGKSGKQGIMGPAGPRGQSGLKGQKGDPGTTGIPGAKGEPGESIAPPTIAVSPAEMTVNETQTASFQCSVSGNPKPSITWSKLEGKSETRLPTASQGKLLFPKVIESDSGRYKCSASNILGQAQSLVRLEVNVHPRVSLDPGPRYAIEGSTLTLPLCHVTGHPAPVVMWRKSTGQLPQGRVKYNNSALQVLQVRKEDSDYYFCSAENLLGRVEEKTFVVVVSLPQFTVEPPAKVSARLGTDLRLNCSAIGDPQPLISWKKKGGQLPLGRTYQTKGALIITNLTSSDTGNYLCVATSAQVFDVETSTYVEVQGFYNLKHRWK
- the LOC137969794 gene encoding uncharacterized protein isoform X1, whose translation is MPRGSYKWKRCYKASSHGWASITFHQQCDNKGPTVTIVEVGKYVFGGYTGISWKSSSCSYRYDATAFLFSLRNKPGWAPTKLPQTGRYSSHTAYSIYDCNSYGPTFGGGHDIRISNLASSGTSSYSNLGHTYSPPAGHAYERSGTLEFCNISTLSKTKFIMKD
- the LOC137969794 gene encoding uncharacterized protein isoform X2, with protein sequence MPRGSYKWKRCYKASSHGWASITFHQQCDNKGPTVTIVEVGKYVFGGYTGISWKSSSCSYRYDATAFLFSLRNKPGWAPTKLPQTGRYSSHTAYSIYDCNSYGPTFGGGHDIRISNLASSGTSSYSNLGHTYSPPAGHAYAAFSKLHLVSNAKLVQGF